The sequence below is a genomic window from Lolium perenne isolate Kyuss_39 chromosome 7, Kyuss_2.0, whole genome shotgun sequence.
TTTAATCGTACTGCTGAAAAATACAAACACAAAACAAGTGATGAAGTCTTTGGCACTTTAATCGATCTTGAGTTCAACCAAAGCTAGCTAGATCAAAAATTGCGCTGGCCCACCTGATTTGGATGATCTTTGGAACATGTCAAAATTTTGGCTCACCTAGCCCTATGTGCACCTGTGTTTTTTTCTTCACTTTATTTAAACAGGCTAGATGTCCCTATAGGGGACAATCTGATCTTACGATGTTCAAACCCTTGCCATTTTAGGACAAGCGACTTCAGTACAGATCTTCCTTACACCATCTAATGAATTTGATGCACTCTGTTGATGTGTCAACACCAAACGTGCTCTTGGAGCCCAGTTCATCTGGATCCCAGTGAGCAGAAGGGTGTGGGAAAGCTCTGccaaaaaattggcttcgcagctCTCCCGTCCTTCTATCTGGGTCTCCTTTGGTGGTCAGAGGTGGCTGACCAGGAGCCAAATCGTCATGTCTTACCTGCAGATTTGAACACATGGACATTTCAATTGTTTTTAAAGTGTAGGACTTTTGAGTTGATTAAGCAAACGTTTATGTGCAAGTGTCCGCTTAACTAATCCTGTCTAGCACAGCCCAATAGCAGGCCAACACACTTCACTGATCATTTTGTAAAAAAGGTTGTCCTGAATTCAAAGGATGATGAGTTGATGACTATTTGTTAGCGTTCAAGTTTGATTATAGTCATGTTGATTGTAGTTGGCGATGGCTAAGTCTCACTCTGAATGGTGACATGTGTCATATGTGATGGACATCTGTATTTCTTTACATGCTCACATCTTTCAAGTTTTTATTGGCTCATCGTGAAAATGGGTTGGAATCAAACAAGCACTAATCAAGCCAAGTTCCCAACTATTTGCCAAGCAAGTTGGCTGCAAACCAATCAGAGCCCTAaacattttgccaaaactttggcACATACAATTGTTATAATTCAAAATATTGGTCATGCCTTTGCTTTGGTAATCGTACCAAAATTTTGGTTGGGCTAGTTATCTGGGACTCAAAACAAATACCCTCAACTACTGAGAAATATACTCTGCATTATGATTAGTTTACTACCTTCTGCTGCAGGATCTATGTAAATAATGTTCCCAGACCAGATGACTTCAGTTCAGAAGGTGAGCTAACCACAACCACTCCTTTGTAATTGTTATTACAATAACATAGGTCGTTCTGAAGTATACATATATGAAGTCAGTTTGTCTCATTTCAGTCCCACGTCCATTATAGGTACTTCAAGTCTAGTTATAAGTAGCTCAAGTCAAACTGTCTCAACTGAGGGAAGTGAAAATAAGAACCAGGAACCTTGTGCATTTCCAAACCACGGGGCTAATGGCGTATGGTGTGACCTCAGTGAAGAACTTGCTTCAAATTTGTCTCCAAGAATTATCTCTGTTGCTTCATTTCATGGTGATTATACTACTATATGCACATTTCCCATGTTTGCACTTAGCCATCAGTAGTTAATGACTGAAATTATGCTGTTGTGTAGGAGAGGCATTGTATTCTGAATGCACAGGTATTGTTATTGACAGAAAACTGTCTTCAGCCTCTTTTCTGACGACGGGAAGTTTATTCGGATCACTACACCGAATATTGTGGCACTCTTTGACGGTTTGTGCTGCCAACTTTTCTGTGCTTCGCCTGCTTATCTATGATATAGTTAATGGTTACACATAACGTTTGTCTTGCTTTGCTGTATTTCCAGTTCATGGTACGCCTTCCCAATAACGAAAAAGTCAAAGTGTGGTTGCAGTATTATTCGGGTCCTTCCAGATTGGCTGTTTTCATCACCCATAACTTGCCGCCCTCCCTTGATCTTCTTGTAGCAAGTTTTGCCAACGACATGCAAGTTGAGTGTCTGCTGAGTTATTAGCTATAAGGAGGTGCTTTTTCTCAGGCAAATTAATGTCCACGAGAGGGTCACTCATAGGGGGAATTCATAGTGAAGGGCGTAAACTTTCCACGTGCAAAATCATAGAGGTGCGCTGTTGATATCTCTTCTGATTGCTCTACATGATCGAAGTCAACAATTGTACAGTGAATTCATGATATTAGGGTCATAGTTATTTGATAGGCACTGAACTTTTTGATGCCCCAGAATTACTTGTTTCCCCTCTGTTTGGTAGGCTGaacttatgttaattttttgtgcTAGGCTGCAAGTGGAGGACCACTTGTTGACTGTGATGGGAATATTGTTGGCATCAACTACTATGATGCGGAACAAAACCCATTCTTACCAAGTAATCTTATTTTAGAATGTTTGGGGCATGATATATACTGGTAAGGTTGAATTCAAGCGTTTATGTTGAACAGCTTTTCTAGTTAGCTTACTGTCCTTTGCTAGTTTCTACTTTTTCAACAAAGTATGATAGTATGCAAATTGGTTGAGAAGACATTATTTCTGGGCTGGGTCTCTTGACAGAAGTGCAGATGTGTAGAATAAATCAAACTAATGAAAGCATTGTGTGAATGAAAACATGGGATGCATTTTTCCCCATACGGAATAAAGCAAAGCCATATCCATATGCAACAAGAAAAAGATATAAGGATGGAGGCCTCAAAACGCTAACAGCTAAAGCTGGAAATTTCAGTGAGCTAGAAATAGGGTGTCCATATGCTAGACTAATAGTAACTTTCATTCAAAAGCCATGCTGATGAAAATAGCATATGCATTATGCGGGGCCAAGAACTTGTGAAAGCTATGAATTTTTATGTTGTGCTTCTTTATTGAAATATATATTGAGTAAAGTGAGAACACCAAATGTCATGGTTATGAAGGTGATGGGAGCATTGCAACTTGCAAGATGTCCACCCCATTGCTACCTTTGAAACCCTTAAGTTTTGTTTGATTTTGAGGTCAAGAAGGAATGTGTTGAGATATCCTTGTCCGCATGGATGGGGGTATCCTTTTTTCTGTTTGGTTGGATTAGAGGGGATGCGCCAATTTGTTCTTGGGTAGAAGATTGTTTCCTTGAAGGGACGATGTATATAGGTTGCTGTGCTGACCTTTTTGTCATGAGGTGATGAGATTGCTCCTTTTTTGCATTTGATTTCAACGAGACATAAGTTTTACAAGTTCACAGTGGTAAGTTCAGCaatatattaaaccagacaacatTTTATGAAAAATAGAAACTGAAACTCAGCATATTAGTGCACCTATTCTCACGAAGAGAGCCGTTCCGAAGACAGCCCCCCGCGTCGCTCGAGCGGAGCGGCTCGGCGGATCTCCCTCGTGGCGCAccctccgccgctgccgctgacgtcgtcgcggtggcggcggccccgGCCTCCAAAGGCGGCGCGGGGGGAGCTCGCGGTGAACGCGGCAGGCGCTCGGGCGTCGGCGGCCAGGCCCGGTGGTGTCGGGCGGCGcgggatgccggggcggcggccccggcttCGACGGCGGTGGTGGCTGCCTGGGCGTGGTGCGGCGCGGGCCGCCCGCCGGCGTGCACGGAGTGGCGTGGCGCGGTGCTTCGGAGGATCTTCCGCGGCGGCTCGCTGCGGGCCTCCGGCGGcgctcgggcgtcggcgggctggTGCGGCCAGGGCCGATCTAGGCCCGGAGGGGGCTGATCTGGTCCTGCTCGGACTTCGGGGCTCGTCAGCGCAGgcatgccggggcggcggccccggggaCGCGGTGGTGGAGGGTTGGGGACGGCCGGCTTCGCCTCGGCACGGAGGTTGCGCGGAGGACGGCGGATCTCGGGGTGTCTCGGCGTGGTGGTCGCGTGGAGGCTGGTCCCAGCTTCGTCGGTGTCCCGGTGGTCGCGGTGGACCACTGCGTGTGGCAGGCTGCCATTGCTGGCACCTGCAGGCCCATGGCAGAGGTGAGCCATggcgcttgggcggcggcgcggcggcgcggcggcgcggctcTTGGTGGTCCGGGCGTTTGCTTCGCAACGTCTCGGCGACGGCGGCAAGTTGGCATGAGGAGTTGGCCTACCGTACGTGGaggccggagcggcggctccgggaaCTTGGTGTGTTGATGGTATGCCTCTGGCTGTGTGGGCGGCAGGCTGTGTGGGCGGCAGGGTATATCTCCGTGGCGTGGGCGGCGCCCCTGTTGTGGTAGTTTGTGCTCGTCCGGGGTTTGGGCTGTCTTCGGCAGCGGCGGTGTTGTAGGTCTCCGGACGAAAGTCTTGCCCGACTCGGTCGGTGCCGGCAACGGCGACGCTCGAGGGCGCCgttttcctccttggaggcgttgcTGTGGAGTCCTCACACACCTCCGTCCATCAttccagggtgaaaacccaaatcCTGCTCTGGATTGAAtgacggcggcgtctttggacGTCGTCACCTCCTTGAAGGCGTCATTTCTTGGAATGTTTGGGAGCCATCTCCGGCAATGCCTTGGCTACTGCTTGGGTCGACGTTTTCGTGTTCCGTCGGTGCGCGAGTGCCGCTGGCTTGCCTTGCGGCCTGCCTCACCCCTCGAAGCTTGAAAGGCCTAGCCGTCTCTTTCGGCTCTGACTTCCTTTCCAGGGACGTGGACCGGGCAGTCGTGGCGCTCGCTGTTGCCGTCGTGCTGGTGCCTTTCGGCGGAGCTCCAGACCTGGTTTATCCAGGTCGTGTGGCCAGGTGTGCGGGTTTTCGCCGGTTTTCCCAGAAAAACTGTGCCGTGTTTGGTTTTCTTTTGTCTGGTTTTCCTTATAAACCGGACACGGTGTTGTGTTTGTATCGGTTTTCGGCCAGTTTCCCTTATAAACTGGCCAAATTTCCCTCTTCTTAATGAAAAGGCagagctcctgccggttgctccaaaaaaaaaaaactcagcatattagtcatcatggagGCAAAACATATATGCCACAGCCACATAAATTAGCAACTTTAACATGACATGAAATACAATTTGACAATAACAAATACTACAACCATTATTAACACTCCACCGGTGCAAAGAAGTAAAGTAATAATCATCAAGATGGTTTTATGTAATCCCAAGTCTTCCCCTTCAATTTCCTCAGACGGTTAAATGTCCACTTTGCGCAGCAGAAGGCTTATCACTGATGCTTGAACCACTGCTACTGCTAGCATTTTCTCTGTCTGTTGAACATGCAAGTTGCTGCCAGGCACTCTTTCGCAAGCAAAATGTGACTTGAACACAACTAAATAGTACCCCATGTAGGCAAGTACACTACACTTCCATGTAGGCAATCTCACAACCATCCCTGTGAGCATGAAATAAAACTAAAATCTTGCCCATTTTCTTGCTATGTTATTCATTCCTGCGTCTATATTCTAGTACATAACACTGCACTATTGTTCTTGTTGCAGAACCGTGCTGCTcattttctatatttttattttcttgcGAACTCTGTGTTTTCGATCACTGTCATTCAGTTGTTTTAGTTGTTTGACATCCATGCCTGAAATTGACTCTTCAGTTTTGCATCGATTACTATATTCAGGGCTGCAAGTAAACTAGACCGTCGCCGGGCAGATATGATTCAAAATTCTTCCACACCTCGTAGTAACGGTCCAAATGGTAAGCTAAGCACAATCACCCTGTTGGATAACTGTTGGTGTATCTGTTGGGCTGTCTTCTTGTTCTCTGTTGTGGCCCACTTGGCCCAGCCCAGTCCTGACCTATATAAGGTGCTTCTATCTCTGTAACCCTAAGAAGTGTGAGTTCCTCCCTGCAGCCTCCTTCTACCTCAGGTTAGACCCTCACCTCtgtcaacatggtatcagagcaaggggcAGTGAGGGCAACGACGGGAAGGACTGCCGATCTGGAAGCCTAGTCTGATGTGGCAgctaggaggaagaggaagaggaagggagCAGGCTGCTGCGGCGGCAAGGAGGGGAAGACAGTGACAAGTAAGGAGACGAAGAGGCATCCTGCGGGTAAGTCCTTTGGTGATTGAGGTTAGTTTGGTGTCAAGCATGGGGGACAACAGGGATTTGGCCAAGGCTCTGGAGAAGCTGGCAGAACTTATCACTAAcaaaggagatggaggaggatctGCTGGAGGGGGAGCAATCGTTCCCCATACTAACATCGGTCAGAAACTTGAGCTGCCGGCGAACGAAATCAAGTTGGAAGGAGTGGCCAACTATCTCCGGTGGTCAAGGAGGGCGCTGTTGATTTTGAACTCGAAAGGGCTGGATGAACGTGTGAGTGGTGAATCTGCAGAACCAGCAGACAAGACCAGTCCGGAATGGAAACAGTGGAATGCCATAAATTCTCTGATTGTGGCATGGTTGCTTAACTCTTTGGTCCCTAACATTGCTGCTTCTGTAGAGGCACTCACAAAAGCTTCAGAGGTATGGGACACCCTATCAAATCTTTATTCTGGAAAGGGGAACATTATGTTGATTGCTGAGATTGAGGATAAAGTGCATGACTTGCAACAAGGAAACAAAACTGTGATGGCATATGTGGCTGAGTTGCAGCATCTTTGGGGAGATTTAGATCATGTTGATCCTCTAGAACTTGCCCATGGGGAATGTGTGAGTGCTGCTGCAAGCTGGATTGAACGTCGGCGAGTCATGAAGTTCTTGAAGGGTCTTAATCAAGATTTTGAGGGGAGAAGGGCTGCTTTACTGCATCAAACCACTACCCCTTCTCTCAAAGAAGCCATTGCAGCTATGTCCAGAGAGGAAGTGCGTCTGAATATGACAAAGGGAAGTGATTCTGTCCCTCATCCGACCTTCTACACTACCGAGAGACAAGAGATGAGAGACTGCTATACTTGTGGGCAGAAGGGACACTTGAAGCATCAGTGTACCTCCTTTGCTACACCCAGTAGGGGGAGAGGAGGATACACACATGGCAGAGGAAGCTACAGAGGAAGAGGTGATGGCAGAGGTAGTGGACAGCCATATGGACAGCAGTATGGAAGAGGTAGTGGACAGCCATATGGACAGCAGTATGGAAGAGGTGGTGGACAACACTATGGCAGAAGTGGTGGACAGCCATATGGACATCAGTATGGTAGGGGTGGAGGACAGCAGCACGCTATATCACCCAAGGCACATATGGCAGCAGCTTCAGAGTCAACTACCAAGACCTCTCGAGGGGACAATCCAAGGAAGAAGGACAAAATGAAGCAACCTTTGGGAACTTTGCCCACTATGTCTACAGAGATGAAGGTAATATTGATAGAGTTTCTATAGCCACTCATAATGCTAATTCAGATTGGAttcttgattctggagcatccaaACATGTTACTGGAAATATTAGTGAGTTTGACTCTTATACTCAGTATCCTCCCACACATAGAGGCACTATCCAAACAGCAGATGGCACAGCACAATCTATAAAAGGGGAGGGGTCGGTGCAATGTACACCCAACATAAAATTGTCATCAGTTCTACATGTTCCTGCTTTTCCAGTAAATCTGCTATCTCTAAGTGCCCTGATTGATCAGCAGGACTACCGTATAATAGTTGAtagatatatgtgtttaattcagGAAAGGGAGAGCAGCAAGAAGATTGGGACTGCAACCAGGCATAGAGGTCTTTGGCACATAGATCGTGACAAGATGGGGCATGATGCTAGTTCTGTGTTTGCTGCGATTGTTGGAGGAAAGGAGAGTATGGCACTAGTTCATCATTGTCGAATGGGCCACATGGCGTTTGATAAAATGTTTCGTGTCTTTCCTGATGTAATGAATGGAGTGGACAAAACCAAATTATATTGTGATGCCTGCGAATATGCTAAGCATACGAGAACCTCTTATGTTAGTAGAGGGATCAGAAGTGTATCCCCATTTGTGTTAGTGCACTCTGATGTATGGACGTGTCCTGTTGTGTCAGTAAGTGGCATGAAGTACTTTGTGACTTTTATTGACTGCTATTCCAGAATGACTTGGATTTATCTTATGCGTCACAAAGATGAAGTGTTCACTTGTTTCCAGAGTTTTTGTGCCTATGTGAAAAACCAATTCAATGTTCAGGTGCAAGTGATCAGAACTGATAATGGTACTGAATATATCAACAAACCTTTTGCTGCTTTCTTATCTTCGCAAGGTATACTGCACTGCACTTCATGTCCCGACACTCCTCCCCAGAATGGAGTTGCTGAGCGGAAGAATAGGCACATTCTTGAAGTGGCTCGATctcttatgtttaccatgaatgttCCCAAATTCTTATGGAGTGAGGCAGTTATGACTGCTACATATTTGATCAACAGAATGCCTTCAAAGATTCTAGGTATGCAGTCTCCCTGCCAACTCCTTCTAAATAACAATGACTTTGTTGTACCACCCAAACTCTTTGGCTGTACATGTTTTGTAAGGGATCACAGGCCATCTGTTGGCAAGCTAGATCATCGGGCTATCAAATGTATCTTTATTGGCTATTCCTCCAGACAGAAGGGTTACAAGTGTTGGAGTCCCACTGACAGGAGGACATTTGTAAGCATGGATGTTACGTTTCGCGAGTCAGAACCATTTTATGACGGTGAGAATGATCTTAGTGGCTTGTTCCAGGGGCTTGACCATCTTGGTGATGCTCAAGAGGGGGAGCAACAGCAAGGTGGTGATCAAGAGCAGCAAGATGGTGaccaacaacaacatcaacaaaTTCCTATTGTTGCGGAGATTCCTGTAATTCCTGGTACACCTACACCACCTAGACCTGTACCACCACAAAGATGGCTGCAGAATCCACTTGTGTACTCTAGAAGACAAGTACAAAGGGAACAAGTAGATGCACTGGAGGAGCAACAAGACCAGGGGCAGGGGGAGCAACCCATTGGACCAGAAAATCAAGGAAGCACAAGTGTAGATGCTGCAGAGGAGAATCAATCTCAGACTGAGTCCAATAATAGCCTAGACTTGCCAATTGCAATAAGGAAAGGGATAAGGAAAGTTGGGCCCCCAAAGCGACTGAGTTATGATGACTATGACGTAGGAAATTATATTTCTTACGAGGCATTGTCACCCTCTTTTCGGGCTTTTGTTGCTTCACTGCAAACTGTATCTGTTCCTAAGGATTGGAAGGCAGCCAGGTTGGACCCGAGATGGTGCAATGCTATGATGGAAGAGTTAGAGGCcttgaagaaaaataaaacatgggagTTGACAGATCTCCCTAAAGGAAAGAATACGATGAGGCTGTAAGTGGATCTATTCTCAGAAACAAAATGCAGAAGGAAAAGTGGAGAGATATAAGGCAAGACTTGTGGCAAGAGGATATAGTCAGACTTATGgcattgactatgatgagacattTGCACCAGTGGCAAAAATGAGCACTGTTAGAATATTGATCTCTTGTGCAGCAAATTTCGGATGGCCCTTGCATCAACTTGATGTCAAAAATGCATTTCTGCATGGTGATCTCCAAGAGGAGGTGTATATGGAGATGCCACCAGGATTTGTCAGACCTGAAACTAAAGGGAAGGTATGTAGACTGAAGAAAtctctatatggtctcaaacaatctCCACGGGCCTGGTTTGACAGGTTCAGACAAGTGATGTGTGGCATGGGATATGGTCAATGCAATGGAGACCATACCTTATTTCTACGTACATCTCGGAGCGTAAAATCACTATCCTTGCtgtgtatgttgatgatattatcatcaCGGGAGATGATGTTGTGGAAATCGCAAAACTGAAAGGATGCTTGAGTCAGGCCTTTGAGGTGAAAGATTTGGGAAAACTTAGATACTTCCTTGGAATAGAAGTTGCAAGATCATCAAAAGGGATATCACTATCTCAAAGAAAGTATACATTGGATCTCTTAGATGATATGGGCATGCTGGGGTGTCGAGTGGCTTCGACACCTATTGACCAGAACACTAAAATCACAGCAGAGTCTGGAGAACCCATAAACAAGGAGAGGTATCAAAGACTTGTTGGAAGACTAATATACTTATGCCACACGAGACCAGATATATCATTTGCAGTGAGTGTAGTGAGTCGCTATATGCATGATCCGAGGGATGGACACTTGGAAGCAGCTCAAAGAATCTTGAGATACCTGAAGGGCACTCCGGGAAAAGGAGTGTTGTTTAAAAGTAATGGACACCTAAATGTAGATGGATATTGTGATGCAGATTGGGCTAGCTGCTTAGATGATCGAAGATCCACCTCAGGGTATTGTGTTTTTGTTGGAGGAAATTTGGTGTCATggagaagtaagaaacaatctGTTGTCTCGAAATCAACACCAAGCCGAGTACGTAGCTATGTCACAGGGCCTGGGTGAAATGTTGTGGGTACGAAACCTTCTAAGAGAGCTGAAAATTTTAAGGCAAGGAAGCTTGAAAGTGTGGTGTGATAATATATCTGCCATAAACATAACAAATAACCCTGTCCAGCATGAGCGAACTAAACATGTGGAGATAGACagattctttattaaagaaaagattGATGCAGGGATTATCTCATTGGCTTATGTGAGATCAGGACAACAAGTGGCAGACTGTTTATCTCGCACTTGTATTTTACTAGAACAGAATCAGAGTAGCAGGTTTATTTAGAAAATATCCATGTATTGCATTGAACATAGTATGGTGGTCATATGGTTAACCCATTTTCCTTTTCGAGGAGCATGTTTACACTGTTGGTTTTGACGTTTGGCTTAGGTCCCTAATGACCCTCCTGCGTCTAAGAATGTAGAAGTGGGATAGACATATTGTACTTCATTTGACTCCTTTTCCTTCTTAATAAATCCAGATTTGATTATCCAACTTATCTCACTTGTCCCACGCCGCACCTCTTCCCTTTTGGTCTTTTTTTCCCCTAGCTCGAGGCTCTGTCGCGCCGGTCGAAAAAGAGAATCTTTGAACTTTGTGAGGTTGCAACCATGGTAGTGAGACATCGACTTGCCGAGTATAGGATGTTGGGGGCATCGGAAACTGCTCAACCGGGCGTTACTGAGCAGCCATTCcttcagcccacgcgtgctcattgGTGGGCTAGCCCGTTTGGGTTTTGCTGCCATGCTTTGCATCGCGAGTCGACAAAAAAAAAATGGACCGATCAATGCGGAACCCTATTCGGCATTCGCCGCTCGAATATAATCTGGAGAATATTCCTTGTATGGCACTCCCTTATTTGACAGGGACCAGAACATTCTTCCCTATATGACACTTTGTGTAAAAAAAATCCTTATATGATACCGCCCGTTGGTTCCAACATGTTATTTTGTAAGTTTTTTCTTGGATGGACCAAAGTACCCCTCGGCGGCTCTGCCTATGTATCgatgaaaaaaaaatccaaagcCTGATTCGCCCCGTACTCAGCGGAGGGGGTTCAGGGGCCATAGGCCTTGGCGTGGCAGCGCATGGCGGCCATGGCATGACTACGGCTAGCAGACCAATCCCCGCAGCGGACAGCAACCAAGGTGGGGTTCTGGACGGTGACCTAGGCACGGTGGAGCGCATCCAAGGCAGGGCGGAGGGTGTCCAAGGCAGAGGTCGGCGGCACACAGAGGCCAAGGCACGGCAGAGTATTGTACTACTATGTTTCTTCAAAAGCTGGCATCTCTGGCTGCACGCGGAAGATGACAATAGGGAGTTCAAATTGATTGGAGGGGCACCACCATTGTGATCAATTGCAGTAGAAGCAGGCGGAGCTTCCAATAATTGTAGTGCTGGAGGTAACAGAACAGATCAAAACAGAAAATATAACCAGGATGGAAGGGGAACCAACTTAAAGCAGACTGGCCACCATGTCAGATTAGAGAACTCAAGGCCTAAAGAATTCAAAACACGCTTACATCCCAAATAAGGTCGACGGGCAAATCAAACAAGCATCACAAGTCAGCAATATGAATATCGTTGGTCGGAAATGgtgaatggaacctgggtgcgcacacacccatttacgaaaagttcaaaaaaatgctatttaaaagtttcaaaaaatgtgaagtaaatttttgcatgaatatattatgttgatacttactcgtgtgtgttttcacggaaaaaatACCATTGTATatgacctacacaaaaatgacaaaatgcaaattcctattcctgtgaatagtaaaattcctattcactattctcatttggacattttgtcatttttatgcaggccacacacaatggtattttttcttgaaaactcacacgagtaagtatcaacataatatgtacatgcaaaattttagttcacatttttttgaaacttttaaatagcattttttttgaacttttcgtaaatgggtgcgcgTGCACCCAGGTTCCAAACGTCCGCAGACCACTAGAACTAGAGGAAGGACCTGTTAAGCAGACCTGCAAACACATATCGTCCTACACGCCCAAAATCCTAGTGGGTCGGCCAATCAAGCAAGTGCAGGCACAATATCATTACCGGTCATCTTAGCATCATACTATGACAGACTAGAATTGTTGTAaacatagtactccctccgacccgAATTACTGTTCGGGCGAGTGTTATAAGTTATTTTTACAATAACCCCCTCGCGAATTCAAAATACTTTGCAATCAGGTCCAAATCAGGACTCGTCTTCTTCCAGGAGGAGGCCGACGGCGCGGCGCTGCCGTCCGCAGCTCCCCGGCGAGAGGGAGTTCGGGGCGGATCCGCTCGGTGTCGGGAGGCTCCCACGGAGGGCCCGCCGGCCGGTCGCTTCGCCTTTCCCTGCGCAGGAAGGCCTCGTGGGCGACCTCACCGAGCTCCTCTTCCTCGACACCGACTGCGCCGTCGAGGTCGTCTGGCGGCCGTCGAGGTTTGGCCTCCTCTTCCTCGAGACCCACTCCGCCGCCGCTGCGCCGCCTTCGTCCGCGCTCGCGGCCGTCCCATCCGTGCCCCTCGCGTCGTGGACGGGGGACGCGCAGGAGCAGCTCGCAACGGCAGCTGCCGCCGGTCGAATTCGTGCTGCTGCTGCTACATTCTGCAACCAACCCGCCGGGGACGGGGCCCTGCCGGTAAGAACCTTGTACTCTGCAAAAATGACACCACCTGTTTTTCTTTCATTGCTGCAAAATTACTAGCGCTAGGCATTAACAGATCCAAGATGCAACATGGACATGGTATGCATACCAGAGCTGGACATGGCCGTGAGTAAATTATTCTCAGCTGGAGCTGTTCAGAGAGATACTTCTTACAAATTCGAAGCCCATTTCACAAAACCAAATAACAAGGCTCTATCAAATGAAACACCAGGACCAGCATAATATTGGCGGTTATTAGCGTTCCATATGTTTTAGACCAGCAGAAAAGATGATGGAAGTAAAGAGCACATGAACAAACAAGGAGTAGTGTTATTACCTAGTTCTTGACAGCCTTGGCCATCTTGCGGAACTCCTGGTTCTTCAGGAAAAACCCTGTGAGCGATACAGAATCCTCACCTGTACAACGCGTATGGACTTGAAAATCATAATATCAACAACTTGACATGCAGAGGAATGGAGGATTGCACAAAAACCGTATGTCGGAGACCAGCATTGCTCACCAGCATGGTAGGGGTCGATGACAGGCGTGGACAGGCTCTGTCTGCTCAAGGGCGAGCTGGCAGGTTGGGTCATGG
It includes:
- the LOC127313814 gene encoding uncharacterized protein isoform X1, with the protein product MSSSGGVIFAEYKVLTGRAPSPAGWLQNVAAAARIRPAAAAVASCSCASPVHDARGTDGTAASADEGGAAAAEWVSRKRRPNLDGRQTTSTAQSVSRKRSSVRSPTRPSCAGKGEATGRRALRGSLPTPSGSAPNSLSPGSCGRQRRAVGLLLEEDES
- the LOC127313814 gene encoding uncharacterized protein isoform X3, which gives rise to MALVMRPQVIKFCYRKSGKDDSSQDPMTQPASSPLSRQSLSTPVIDPYHAGEDSVSLTGFFLKNQEFRKMAKAVKN
- the LOC127313814 gene encoding uncharacterized protein isoform X2 translates to MSSSEYKVLTGRAPSPAGWLQNVAAAARIRPAAAAVASCSCASPVHDARGTDGTAASADEGGAAAAEWVSRKRRPNLDGRQTTSTAQSVSRKRSSVRSPTRPSCAGKGEATGRRALRGSLPTPSGSAPNSLSPGSCGRQRRAVGLLLEEDES